GCGCGGCCGTCTACCACGTTCGGGCGGTCGAGCAGCGTCGACAGGACGATCCGTGATTCCGTCCTGGCCACGCCGTCGGCGGCCCGCAGGCGCTCCAGGGCCTGCTCGAAATGAGCCATGTCGGCCGCGCGGACGTGCACCAGCACATCGGCGTCACCGGACACCGTGTAGGCCGCGACGACCTCGGCGATCGGCGTCAGGATGGCCCGTATCCGGGTTGGGGTGATGTTCCCGCCGTAGGTGACGGCGACGAACGCCTCGGTGTGCCAACCGACCGAACCCGGGTCGACCCGGGCCGTGAAGCCGGTGATCACTCCCTCGGCCCGGAGCCGGTCGACCCGACGTTTGACGGCGGGTGCCGACAGCCCGACCGACTCGCCGATCTCGCGGAACGATGAGCGGGCGTCTTCGATCAGACACGAAATGATGTGATGGTCAATAGAGTCGAGCTGCAACGAACTGCTCCTTCAACACGGGCCTGATGGCACAATCATAATCCTGACGTATGACCGATGGCGCCGTGTTTGCGGTCCGATGACGGGATCGGGGGCTACCGGTGACCGGGGTCTACCGGTAGTTGGTGAACTGCAGGGCCACCTCGAGGTCGGCCGCCTTCAGCAGGGCGATGACGGCCTGCAAGTCGTCCCGCTTCTTGCCCGACACCCGAAGCTGGTCCCCCTGGATCTGGGCCTGGACCCCCTTGGGGCCCTCCTCGCGGATCTTCTTCGATATCAGCTTGGCCTGCTCCGACGAGATGCCCTGGACCAGTTTGCCCGACGCCTTGTACGTCTTGCCGGACTGCACCGGCTCATCCATGTCCAGTGCCCGCATCGAGATGCCGCGCTTGATCAACTTCTCCTTGAAGACGTCGATGGCGGCCAGGGCCCGCTCCTCGGTCGACGACGTGATGGTGATGCCTTCCTCGCCGGCCCAGGCGATGGTGGAATCGGTGCCGCGGAAGTCGAATCGCTGGCTCAACTCCTTCGCCGCCTGGTTGAGCGCGTTGTCGGCCTCCTGGCGGTCGACCTTGCTCACGATGTCGAATGACGGGTCAGCCATCTCGGTACGCCTCTCTCGGTGCTCGGATTCGTCTCGCCCCGCTCCGGCCGACCTGGCCGGACGGAGCCCGCCTCGACGCTACCGCCACGGATTGGGATAGTTGGCCACCGCCTAGTAATGTTCACGCCGCAGTACGGGACGAACGCGTCCCGAGAACGAGGCAGGTTGCCCGAGTGGCCAAAGGGAGCTGACTGTAAATCAGCCGCGCAAGCTACGGGGGTTCAAATCCCTCACCTGCCACACCAGATCTGGCCCCGCACCGCATGGTGCGGGGCCAGACGGCTGTCACGACCGGGTGAAGACCCCGTGCGCCGACCTGTTCGCGTGACGTCGTGACCTGAACAGCAGAGTGAATGTTGTCCATCCGTGGAACGATTTGCTGTTCTTCGATCGCTAATCGGGGCGCTGGAAGTTACGCTTCGCTCATGAGCGGTTGAGACGTTGGCCCAAATGCCGTGCCCGGAACACGCAGGTGGCTTCATCGGCGGGGTAGATCCGTCGCAGACCGTCAGTGAACACGAGAGGTGACGCAGTGCCCGAACGCGCGCGCCGCATCTACCCGCAACAACGCGTGTACGCCGTCGCCACCGTAGTCTTCGGACTCATTGCCGCCGTGCTCTGGGTCATCGCGGTCCCGCTCTACCACCGTCCGGTCTCGCATTCGTCGCTGATGATCGGCGGTGCCCTGCTGATCCTGGCCTTCGCGACCACCGAGACGCTGTCCCTGCGCATCGAGGTGCGCAAGGAGACATTCCTGGTCAGCCTCTCCGAGTTGGCCTCGATCTACGGCCTGATCATCCTGCCCGGTTGGGTGGTCGGGGTCGCCCACGTCGTCGCGTCCGTCATCGTCTTCCGTTTGCGCCGGGACAACTGGCGCGCGGTGCGGATCAACTTCGTCGTCATCGCCGTCGAGTCCGGCGTCGGCGCGATCATCGCGGCCGGCCTCCCCATCGGCTGGGACCAGCACAACCACCCCATCCTGGGGGCGGCCGTCGGTGGGGTGG
This window of the Nakamurella panacisegetis genome carries:
- a CDS encoding Lrp/AsnC family transcriptional regulator, with amino-acid sequence MQLDSIDHHIISCLIEDARSSFREIGESVGLSAPAVKRRVDRLRAEGVITGFTARVDPGSVGWHTEAFVAVTYGGNITPTRIRAILTPIAEVVAAYTVSGDADVLVHVRAADMAHFEQALERLRAADGVARTESRIVLSTLLDRPNVVDGRA
- a CDS encoding YajQ family cyclic di-GMP-binding protein codes for the protein MADPSFDIVSKVDRQEADNALNQAAKELSQRFDFRGTDSTIAWAGEEGITITSSTEERALAAIDVFKEKLIKRGISMRALDMDEPVQSGKTYKASGKLVQGISSEQAKLISKKIREEGPKGVQAQIQGDQLRVSGKKRDDLQAVIALLKAADLEVALQFTNYR